One genomic region from Ptychodera flava strain L36383 chromosome 14, AS_Pfla_20210202, whole genome shotgun sequence encodes:
- the LOC139149476 gene encoding sialate O-acetylesterase-like — protein MATDSARRIVWPCISLIFPLFVLASGADVAPTFRLASYYGNHMVLQMEPHKSKIWGYGAANANLELILKGKPYVTQTYPGPDQEWIWQVILDRMPPSGPFDITIKHRDTQNVTEVIVLQDVLFGDVWFCSGQSNMQFTVNEVFNASQEMMESYKYPNVRLFTADLVESHEPYYDLKSVLEPWSIPSPETVAKGPKVYFSALCWFYGRNIYDHFKYPIGLVVSCWGGTPIEAWSSPDSLRKCNITDEPVKDRKLIYPMKNPAVPPNYGGEVPGPAEHSILWNSMIHPFLNLTVRGVLWYQGESNAPAPESYSCSFPAMIEDWRDKFYIGTDKQTDQQFPFGFVQISSVQGNETLINGYPTIRWHQTADYGYVPNEKMPNVFMAVAMDIGDPQSPWGPVHPRYKEDAAHRLTLAGRAVAYGENYVKFQGPFPTEIIIIPQLNIIDIIYDNKETEIVIQYDNGFEVCCSPTNNCTYLSTDWHAAPISSAIGTYGVQLSTKQCSNETMQAIRYAWRDYPCVYKQCSVYSRVNALPAPHILFSLTDKRVIWK, from the exons ATGTTGCACCGACCTTTCGACTCGCCAGTTACTACGGAAACCACATGGTCCTGCAAATGGAACCACATAAGTCGAAGATCTGGGGATACGGAGCTGCCAATGCAAATTTGGAGTTGATTCTAAAGGGAAAGCCTTACGTCACACAAACTTATCCAG GACCGGATCAAGAGTGGATATGGCAAGTAATCCTCGATAGGATGCCTCCGAGTGGACCGTTCGATATTACTATAAAACACCGAGACACACAAAATGTTACGGAAGTTATTGTACTTCAGGATGTCCTGTTTGGTGACGTGTGGTTTTGCAGCGGTCAAAGCAACATGCAATTCACAGTAAACGAG GTTTTCAATGCAAGTCAGGAGATGATGGAATCTTACAAGTACCCAAACGTCAGGCTATTTACAGCAGATTTGGTCGAATCACATGAACCTTACTACGACCTGAAGTCAGTATTAGAACCGTGGTCAATACCTTCACCAG AAACTGTCGCGAAAGGACCCAAAGTCTACTTCTCGGCTCTGTGCTGGTTCTACGGTCGGAACATCTACGACCATTTCAAATATCCGATTGGACTGGTCGTAAGCTGCTGGGGTGGCACGCCCATTGAAGCATGGTCTTCGCCGGATTCATTGAGGAAGTGTAATATTACAGATGAACCCGTAAAAGACAG GAAACTAATCTATCCAATGAAGAATCCAGCAGTTCCTCCTAACTACGGAGGGGAAGTGCCCGGACCTGCGGAGCATTCCATTTTGTGGAATTCCATGATCCATCCCTTTCTGAACCTAACCGTAAGAGGCGTCCTTTGGTACCAAG gCGAGTCCAATGCACCTGCGCCAGAGAGTTATTCTTGCTCATTTCCTGCAATGATTGAGGATTGGAGGGACAAGTTTTACATAGGAACAGATAAACAAACCgatcagcagtttccgtttggATTTGTGCAG ATATCTTCAGTCCAAGGAAATGAAACTCTTATTAACGGGTATCCAACGATAAGATGGCACCAAACGGCTGATTATGGTTACGTACCCAATGAAAAAATGCCAAATGTGTTCATGGCTGTTGCTATGGACATTGGCGACCCACAGTCGCCATGGGGACC GGTTCATCCAAGGTACAAGGAGGACGCCGCTCATCGTTTGACGCTAGCTGGCAGAGCCGTAGCGTACGGAGAAAACTATGTGAAGTTCCAAGGACCTTTCCCAACGGAAATCATCATTATACCGCAATTAAATATCATCGATATTATATACGACAACAAGGAAACTGAAATTGTGATACAGTATGACAACGGCTTCGAG GTCTGCTGTTCACCGACCAATAATTGCACTTACCTCTCCACTGACTGGCATGCAGCACCTATCTCGTCTGCAATCGGTACATATGGTGTACAACTCTCCACCAAACAGTGTTCTAACGAAACGATGCAAGCAATTCGGTATGCGTGGAGGGATTATCCGTGTGTCTACAAGCAGTGTTCAGTTTACAGTCGTGTCAATGCTCTCCCGGCGCCCCATATTCTCTTTTCTCTAACTGATAAGAGAGTGATATGGAAATAG